A region from the Vicia villosa cultivar HV-30 ecotype Madison, WI linkage group LG3, Vvil1.0, whole genome shotgun sequence genome encodes:
- the LOC131656358 gene encoding uncharacterized protein LOC131656358 codes for MDDHKKKTLEPKPNLEELYQGIPDESVNLTFQDLPNVKKNTTNIQSPSLSPMNMSPTHDFKKGFKVYSNDNYNHQQDFGHRGVVGAQGTQSKASENNLGYDTMSGESSSTNGKGGVGRRRRQGIPHSKICTICSNYVYFFRTRCLVCGRVYCKQCVEIGMGDLREGRKCVNCLGLRFCQRYIERAGLLGCLNWRYPSTVKQTELKWAEKGPRRNGDKGYGNQSRPTTPTTPTSPFSIASSEASFATYSPFTPRHHHHPL; via the exons ATGGATGATCACAAGAAAAAAACATTGGAACCAAAACCTAACCTAGAGGAACTATACCAAGGAATCCCAGATGAGAGTGTTAATCTTACCTTTCAAGACTTGCCAAATGTTAAGAAAAACACCACAAATATACAATCCCCTTCTCTTTCACCTATGAATATGTCACCTACTCATGATTTTAAAAAAGGCTTCAAGGTATATTCCAATGACAACTATAATCATCAACAAGATTTTGGTCATAGAGGTGTTGTTGGTGCTCAAGGTACTCAAAGTAAGGCAAGTGAGAATAATTTGGGCTATGATACAATGAGTGGTGAGTCGAGTTCGACTAATGGAAAAGGCGGTGTTGGTCGACGGAGACGACAGGGCATTCCTCACTCTAAGATTTGCACTATTTGTAGTAACTATGTTTATTTTTTCAGGACAAGATGTTTG GTATGTGGCAGGGTTTATTGCAAGCAGTGTGTGGAAATAGGTATGGGAGACTTAAGAGAAGGAAGAAAGTGTGTTAATTGCCTTGGGCTTAGGTTCTGTCAAag GTACATAGAAAGGGCAGGGTTACTAGGATGTTTGAATTGGAGGTATCCAAGTACAGTAAAGCAGACTGAACTCAAATGGGCTGAGAAAGGACCAAGAAGGAATGGTGACAAAGGCTATGGTAATCAATCAAGACCAACAACACCTACAACTCCAACAAGTCCTTTCTCTATTGCTAGCAGTGAAGCCTCCTTTGCAACTTATTCTCCTTTCACTCCTCGTCATCACCACCACCCTCTTTGA
- the LOC131656359 gene encoding taxadiene 5-alpha hydroxylase-like, with amino-acid sequence MVKDIPFIGLCILTLSLAFLLKKLLSKSQTKNVPKGSLGYPIIGETLGFLRAQRQDKGYEWLQERVSKYGSVFKTSLMGSPTVVIIGQQGNKFVLGSSDDVISAKKPITLQKILGKQSLSELVGSRHRLVKGELLKFLKPECLQNYVKKMDELVHTTLLKELKENKTIQVVRLMKKLAYDMTSSILFDIDQHTREILFDDFTTSFKAIHSLPINLPGTSFWRGQKARARIVETILPIMNERRQELSKGVLSSTNDMLSCLLAIRDENDKPLDDDIITDNFVFMFVASHDTSATLMTLMIWKLSRDQEVYNKVLEEQMRILKQRKGNEERLTWGEIQKMKYTWRVAQELMRMIPPLFGGFRKALKDTSYQGYDIPKGWQVYWASCGTHMDKDIFENPDKFDPSRFENQTKSIPPFSYLPFGAGSHNCIGNEFARVQTLTTIHNFVKLYEWSQLNPKETLTRQPMPYPSLGLPIKIKPRCNMS; translated from the exons ATGGTTAAGGATATTCCTTTCATTGGTTTATGTATACTAACTTTGAGTTTAGCTTTTCTCCTGAAAAAACTTCTCTcaaaaagtcaaacaaaaaatGTTCCAAAAGGGTCTCTTGGATATCCAATTATTGGAGAGACACTTGGTTTTCTTAGAGCACAGAGACAAGACAAAGGCTATGAGTGGTTACAAGAAAGGGTATCAAAGTATGGTTCTGTCTTTAAAACCTCCTTAATGGGTTCTCCAACAGTGGTTATTATTGGACAACAAGGAAACAAGTTTGTTCTTGGTTCCTCAGATGATGTTATTTCTGCTAAGAAACCTATAACTCTTCAAAAGATACTTGGAAAGCAAAGCTTATCAGAACTTGTAGGATCAAG GCACAGGTTGGTCAAAGGAGAACTGCTGAAATTCTTGAAACCTGAATGCCTTCAAAACTATGTCAAAAAGATGGATGAGTTAGTGCACACAAcactactaaaagaattgaaagagAATAAAACAATACAGGTTGTGAGGTTGATGAAAAAACTGGCCTATGATATGACATCCAGCATCTTATTTGACATAGATCAACACACAAGAGAGATTCTATTTGATGATTTTACCACATCATTTAAAGCAATTCACTCTCTTCCAATAAATCTCCCTGGCACATCATTTTGGAGAGGCCAAAAAGCTAGAGCAAGAATTGTGGAAACGATACTTCCTATTATGAACGAAAGACGGCAAGAATTATCAAAAGGGGTTCTAAGTTCTACAAATGATATGCTTTCATGCCTTCTCGCGATAAGAGATGAAAATGACAAGCCTCTAGACGATGACATAATTACCGacaattttgtttttatgtttgttgCAAGTCATGACACATCTGCTACTCTCATGACATTGATGATATGGAAGTTATCTAGAGATCAAGAGGTTTATAACAAAGTTTTAGAAG AACAAATGAGGATTTTAAAGCAAAGGAAAGGAAATGAAGAGAGGTTAACATGGGGAGAGATACAAAAGATGAAATACACATGGAGAGTTGCTCAAGAATTGATGAGGATGATCCCTCCTTTGTTTGGTGGATTTAGGAAAGCACTTAAGGATACTAGTTATCAAGGATATGACATACCAAAAGGGTGGCAG GTATATTGGGCATCATGTGGAACACATATGGACAAAGATATATTCGAGAATCCAGACAAGTTTGATCCAtctcgttttgaaaatcaaacaaAGTCAATCCCACCCTTTTCTTACCTTCCATTTGGTGCAGGGTCTCATAATTGCATAGGAAATGAGTTTGCTAGGGTTCAGACATTAACTACCATTCATAATTTTGTGAAGTTGTACGAATGGTCTCAATTGAATCCAAAGGAAACTCTTACTCGTCAACCAATGCCTTATCCATCATTGGGCCTTCCAATTAAGATCAAACCAAGATGTAATATGTCTTAA